In the genome of Streptomyces globosus, one region contains:
- a CDS encoding non-ribosomal peptide synthetase, whose protein sequence is MKVVAAHGGARQHGTGAGSPAGGSGGVSYAQRRLWFLDQLTGGSTESLLPLALRIRGPLDTAALERALAGITHRHEVLRTRFTTAGGEPVACVDAPGGTLLRHIAAAGPEEVFERELTRPLDLAREHPLRAVLARLGEDDHLLLLVVHHIAVDGWSWDVLLAELDAGYRGEPVPAPPLQYADVARAEAGRLAGPRMERLLAYWRDRLAGVAPLALPADRPRPAFWDGAGDVVRFELPAGLVAAVDRVGRAHRATRYMVLLAAYQALLGRHSGRTDIAVCTTLADRGRADVARLIGPFVNTIVLRTDLGGGPTFAELLERVRTGALQDFSHAEAPFDRVVGAVAGERDLSRHPLAQASFTLLNTAPAPARLAGLDVETVRTPLAGTPLDVFLDLSLRADGAVAARLQFSTALFDRDSMVRFADGYTALLRAVTDAPGSPLAELTAGLEPLPGRERRRLLEAAGRPDGPAVPAVPEPFGVSGPAGAPALVCGDETLTYGALDALSGRIAAALAGAGVRPGSPVGVFLRRGVRSVAAMAAVWRAGGVYVPMDPALPAGRLRFMAAEAGVVCVLADAETGGRAAGLGPRVLAVEDAERGGDSAHGGDPGGAAPRHVPGPRELAYVVFTSGSTGRPKAVGVEHGAMAAHAAAARAEFGITAGDRVLAFSSFSFDASLDQLLTALGCGACLVVRPDEQWLPARIPALVERYGITVLNLPPTYWAEVAFALTDRSAAALAGLRLLVLGGEAVPAGALAAWLARAPHVRVVNAYGPTETTVTAAAHDIDPGADPALVPIGRPLGGRRVYVVDGRDELVGDGVPGELLIGGPELARGYLGQPALTAERFTPDPYGAPGSRLYRTGDLVRRLPSGELDFLGRTDDQVKIRGFRIELGEVEAVLARCPGVAAAAAAVGTDAQGGASLTGYVVPAPGAAPEAVAPAALRAFCAERLPQHAVPAAFAALDALPVGPTGKLDRAALPAAGPGRDGRAAAATAYAAPRNEAEQAVADIWAEVLGVERVGIDDGFFDLGGHSLLATMAVSRIAERLGREVELRTLFENPRIREFGPLVAAARQAGAASVVPVDRSGPLPLSFAQERMWFLDRMSGVGDEYVLWYSWRIRGGLDRAAWQAALDDVAARHEALRTALVEVDGRPAQLVRPAAGVPLLWRPAPDGGGADGPGGADGPGGAGAGAGDARLDAVREEAAAYATRRFDLAEPPLLRAGVWELDPGDHVAVVAFHHAATDGWSKDVVIGELSAAYAARRAGQEPALPPVPVQYGDFAVWQRERLAGGELERQLGYWERALAGLPALELPTDRPRPAGWSGRGAAVEVDLPPELAAGVGELARRHGASRFMVLLAVLQIVLGRWSGQQDVAVGTPVAGRGQVELERLVGLLVNTVVLRGDLSGEPSFEEYLGRVRDAVLGAFEHQEVPFERLVEQLRPERDPSRNPLFQVMFDVQESAAGGPRADGLEVEHFPLPWRSAKFDLTATFLLYPDRFALNVEYASDLFDAATATRFAGHVRRALESALADPARPVSRLDLLTPQERARLTAPAPGPGPEPGAPPFAVSGEPSAVALVCGGRSLTYGALDGLTGGLAMELAAAGAGPEVPVGVCMRRGTDWVAAMAAVWRAGAVYVPLDPGLPADRLRYMVGQAGVRCVVTDAATAGRAGALGVPLVRVDGVRPAPDAPRHRPGPRELACAFFTSGSTGRPKAVGVEHGALGAHVRTARERFGITSADRVLNFASFSFDASLEQVLPALSAGAAVVVRPDEVWSVEELADRVRTEGVTVMELTPSYWEEVTARLDTVAGDLKGLRLAVTGGEALPSAPLARWFSYLPDVPVHNTYGPTETVVSATSRTVTGPVEGRVPIGRPWGGRRAYVVDGHGEPVPVGVPGELLVGGPELARGYLGRSALTAERFTPDPYGAPGSRLYRTGDLVRRLPSGELDFLGRTDDQVKIRGFRIELGEVRAVLEEYPGVHAAAVVVRAIRGERTLVGYVAAPGLDGAAPAAHCRSRLPGYMVPAAVVVLDALPRTVQGKLDTAALPDPEPPAPAEPVAPRTPTEVVTAQIWSEVLGLPEVGVREDFFALGGHSLRAVAVASRLRAAFDCPVSVRDLFDHPTVERLAAEVERQLVEQIAAMTEDEIDLSLTLDY, encoded by the coding sequence GTGAAGGTTGTCGCAGCGCACGGCGGGGCGAGGCAGCACGGCACCGGTGCCGGCAGCCCCGCCGGCGGGAGTGGCGGGGTGTCGTACGCGCAGCGCAGGCTGTGGTTCCTCGACCAGCTCACCGGCGGTTCCACCGAATCCCTCCTGCCCCTGGCCCTGCGGATCCGCGGCCCCCTCGACACGGCCGCCCTGGAGCGCGCGCTGGCCGGGATCACCCACCGCCACGAGGTGCTGCGCACCCGGTTCACCACGGCCGGCGGCGAGCCCGTCGCCTGCGTGGACGCCCCCGGCGGGACCCTGCTTCGGCACATCGCGGCGGCAGGCCCGGAGGAGGTGTTCGAGCGGGAGCTGACCCGCCCCCTCGACCTGGCCCGCGAGCACCCGCTCCGGGCCGTCCTGGCCCGGCTGGGGGAGGACGACCACCTGCTCCTGCTCGTCGTCCACCACATCGCCGTCGACGGCTGGTCGTGGGACGTGCTGCTGGCCGAGCTCGACGCCGGATACCGGGGCGAGCCCGTACCGGCGCCGCCGCTGCAGTACGCGGACGTCGCCCGTGCCGAGGCGGGGCGGCTCGCCGGGCCGCGGATGGAGCGGCTCCTCGCGTACTGGCGGGACCGGCTCGCCGGGGTGGCGCCGCTCGCGCTGCCCGCGGACCGGCCGCGGCCCGCCTTCTGGGACGGCGCCGGCGACGTGGTCCGCTTCGAGCTGCCCGCCGGGCTCGTCGCCGCCGTCGACCGGGTGGGCCGCGCCCACCGGGCGACCCGCTACATGGTGCTCCTCGCCGCCTACCAGGCGCTGCTCGGCCGCCACTCGGGCCGGACGGACATCGCCGTGTGCACCACCCTCGCCGACCGCGGCCGGGCCGACGTGGCCCGCCTGATCGGCCCGTTCGTCAACACCATCGTCCTGCGCACCGACCTGGGGGGCGGTCCGACGTTCGCGGAGCTGCTGGAGCGGGTCCGGACGGGCGCGCTGCAGGACTTCTCCCACGCCGAGGCCCCCTTCGACCGGGTCGTCGGCGCGGTGGCCGGCGAGCGGGACCTGTCGCGCCACCCGCTCGCGCAGGCCTCCTTCACCCTGCTGAACACGGCTCCGGCGCCGGCCCGCCTGGCCGGCCTGGACGTGGAGACGGTACGGACGCCGCTGGCGGGCACCCCGCTGGACGTGTTCCTCGACCTGAGCCTGCGCGCGGACGGCGCCGTCGCCGCCCGCCTGCAGTTCTCCACCGCGCTCTTCGACCGCGACTCGATGGTGCGGTTCGCCGACGGCTACACCGCCCTGCTGCGCGCCGTCACCGACGCGCCGGGCAGCCCGCTCGCCGAGCTCACCGCGGGGCTGGAGCCGCTGCCCGGGCGGGAGCGCCGCCGGCTGCTGGAGGCGGCCGGACGGCCGGACGGCCCGGCGGTCCCCGCCGTGCCCGAGCCGTTCGGGGTGTCCGGGCCGGCCGGTGCGCCCGCGCTCGTCTGCGGCGACGAGACCCTCACGTACGGGGCTTTGGACGCGCTGTCCGGCCGCATCGCCGCCGCGCTCGCCGGGGCCGGCGTGCGCCCCGGCAGCCCGGTCGGGGTGTTCCTGCGGCGCGGAGTCCGCTCGGTGGCCGCGATGGCCGCCGTGTGGCGGGCCGGCGGGGTGTACGTGCCGATGGACCCGGCGCTGCCCGCCGGGCGGCTGCGCTTCATGGCCGCAGAGGCCGGCGTGGTGTGCGTGCTCGCGGACGCGGAGACCGGGGGGCGGGCGGCCGGGCTCGGCCCGCGGGTCCTCGCCGTGGAGGACGCCGAGCGGGGCGGGGACTCCGCGCACGGCGGGGATCCGGGGGGCGCTGCGCCGCGGCACGTGCCCGGCCCGCGGGAGTTGGCGTACGTCGTCTTCACGTCGGGCTCGACCGGCCGCCCCAAGGCCGTCGGCGTCGAGCACGGGGCGATGGCCGCGCACGCGGCGGCCGCCCGCGCCGAGTTCGGGATCACGGCCGGCGACCGGGTCCTCGCGTTCTCGTCGTTCTCCTTCGACGCCTCCCTGGACCAGCTGCTGACGGCGCTGGGCTGCGGGGCCTGCCTGGTCGTGCGGCCCGACGAGCAGTGGCTGCCCGCGCGCATCCCGGCACTGGTCGAGCGGTACGGCATCACCGTGCTGAACCTGCCGCCCACGTACTGGGCCGAGGTGGCGTTCGCGCTGACCGACCGCTCGGCGGCCGCCCTGGCCGGTCTGCGGCTGCTCGTCCTCGGCGGGGAGGCCGTCCCTGCGGGGGCGCTGGCCGCCTGGCTGGCGCGGGCCCCGCACGTGCGGGTGGTGAACGCGTACGGGCCGACGGAGACGACCGTCACCGCGGCCGCGCACGACATCGACCCGGGGGCCGACCCGGCGCTGGTGCCGATCGGCCGGCCGCTGGGCGGGCGGCGCGTGTACGTCGTGGACGGGCGGGACGAGCTCGTCGGCGACGGCGTGCCGGGCGAGCTGCTGATCGGCGGGCCGGAGCTGGCCCGCGGCTACCTGGGGCAGCCGGCCCTGACCGCCGAGCGGTTCACCCCCGACCCGTACGGCGCCCCCGGCAGCCGGCTCTACCGCACCGGCGACCTCGTCCGCCGACTCCCCTCCGGAGAGCTGGACTTCCTCGGCCGGACCGACGACCAGGTCAAGATCCGCGGCTTCCGCATCGAGCTCGGCGAGGTCGAGGCGGTGCTGGCCCGCTGCCCGGGCGTGGCCGCCGCCGCGGCCGCCGTCGGCACGGACGCGCAGGGCGGGGCGAGCCTGACGGGCTACGTGGTGCCCGCCCCGGGCGCCGCACCGGAGGCGGTGGCCCCGGCCGCGCTGCGGGCGTTCTGCGCCGAGCGGCTGCCGCAGCACGCGGTGCCCGCCGCGTTCGCCGCGCTCGACGCGCTGCCCGTGGGCCCCACGGGCAAGCTCGACCGGGCGGCCCTGCCCGCCGCGGGCCCCGGCCGGGACGGGCGGGCCGCCGCCGCGACCGCGTACGCGGCGCCCCGGAACGAGGCCGAGCAGGCCGTCGCCGACATCTGGGCGGAGGTCCTCGGCGTCGAACGGGTCGGCATCGACGACGGGTTCTTCGACCTGGGCGGCCACTCGCTGCTCGCCACCATGGCCGTGTCGCGGATCGCGGAGCGGCTGGGCCGCGAGGTCGAGCTGCGGACCCTGTTCGAGAACCCGCGGATCCGCGAGTTCGGGCCGCTGGTGGCGGCGGCCCGGCAGGCGGGCGCCGCCTCGGTCGTGCCCGTGGACCGCTCCGGGCCGCTGCCGCTGTCGTTCGCGCAGGAGCGCATGTGGTTCCTGGACCGGATGTCGGGCGTCGGCGACGAGTACGTCCTGTGGTACTCGTGGCGGATCCGCGGCGGCCTCGACCGGGCCGCCTGGCAGGCCGCCCTGGACGACGTCGCGGCCCGCCACGAGGCGCTGCGCACGGCGCTGGTGGAGGTGGACGGCCGGCCCGCGCAACTGGTCCGGCCCGCGGCGGGCGTTCCGCTGCTGTGGCGGCCCGCGCCGGACGGCGGCGGGGCGGACGGCCCCGGCGGTGCGGACGGCCCCGGCGGGGCAGGGGCCGGGGCCGGGGACGCCCGGCTGGACGCCGTCCGCGAGGAGGCCGCCGCGTACGCCACGCGCCGCTTCGACCTGGCCGAACCGCCGCTCCTGCGCGCCGGGGTGTGGGAGCTGGACCCGGGCGACCACGTCGCGGTGGTCGCCTTCCACCACGCCGCGACCGACGGCTGGTCCAAGGACGTCGTCATCGGCGAGCTGTCCGCCGCGTACGCGGCCCGCCGGGCCGGGCAGGAGCCCGCCCTGCCGCCGGTGCCGGTGCAGTACGGGGACTTCGCGGTCTGGCAGCGCGAGCGGCTGGCCGGCGGGGAGCTGGAGCGGCAGCTCGGCTACTGGGAGCGGGCCCTGGCCGGCCTGCCCGCGCTGGAGCTGCCCACGGACCGGCCGCGTCCGGCGGGCTGGTCGGGCCGCGGCGCCGCCGTGGAGGTCGACCTGCCGCCGGAGCTGGCGGCCGGGGTCGGGGAACTGGCGCGGCGGCACGGCGCGAGCCGGTTCATGGTGCTGCTGGCGGTGCTGCAGATTGTGCTGGGCCGCTGGTCCGGGCAGCAGGACGTGGCCGTCGGCACGCCCGTCGCCGGCCGCGGACAGGTGGAGTTGGAGCGGCTCGTGGGGCTGCTGGTGAACACGGTGGTGCTGCGGGGCGACCTGTCCGGGGAGCCGTCGTTCGAGGAGTACCTCGGGCGGGTCCGCGATGCGGTGCTGGGCGCCTTCGAGCACCAGGAGGTGCCGTTCGAGCGGCTGGTCGAACAGCTCCGGCCGGAGCGGGACCCCTCCCGCAACCCGCTGTTCCAGGTGATGTTCGACGTGCAGGAGAGCGCGGCGGGCGGGCCCCGCGCCGACGGGCTGGAGGTGGAGCACTTCCCGCTGCCGTGGCGGTCGGCCAAGTTCGACCTGACGGCCACCTTCCTGCTCTACCCCGACCGCTTCGCGCTGAACGTGGAGTACGCGAGCGACCTGTTCGACGCCGCCACCGCGACCCGGTTCGCCGGCCACGTCCGCCGCGCCCTGGAATCGGCGCTCGCCGACCCGGCCCGCCCGGTCTCCCGGCTGGACCTCCTGACACCGCAGGAACGCGCCCGGCTCACCGCGCCCGCCCCCGGGCCCGGTCCGGAGCCGGGAGCCCCGCCCTTCGCGGTGTCCGGCGAGCCGTCGGCGGTCGCGCTGGTGTGCGGCGGGCGGTCCCTGACGTACGGCGCGCTCGACGGCCTGACCGGCGGCCTGGCCATGGAGCTGGCCGCGGCCGGGGCGGGCCCGGAGGTGCCCGTCGGGGTGTGCATGCGCCGCGGGACGGACTGGGTGGCGGCGATGGCGGCCGTGTGGCGGGCCGGCGCGGTGTACGTCCCGCTGGACCCGGGCCTGCCCGCGGACCGGCTGCGGTACATGGTCGGGCAGGCCGGGGTGCGCTGCGTCGTCACCGACGCGGCGACCGCCGGCCGTGCGGGCGCCCTGGGCGTGCCGCTGGTCCGCGTGGACGGTGTCCGGCCCGCCCCGGACGCGCCCCGGCACCGGCCCGGGCCGCGGGAGCTCGCCTGCGCGTTCTTCACGTCCGGGTCCACCGGGCGGCCCAAGGCGGTCGGCGTCGAGCACGGCGCGCTCGGCGCGCACGTCCGCACCGCCCGCGAACGGTTCGGGATCACCTCCGCGGACCGGGTGCTGAACTTCGCGTCGTTCTCGTTCGACGCCTCCCTGGAGCAGGTCCTGCCGGCGCTGTCCGCCGGCGCGGCGGTCGTGGTCCGGCCGGACGAGGTGTGGTCGGTGGAGGAACTCGCCGACCGGGTCCGCACCGAGGGCGTCACCGTGATGGAGCTGACCCCCTCCTACTGGGAGGAGGTCACGGCGCGCCTCGACACCGTCGCCGGGGACCTGAAGGGGCTGCGGCTGGCCGTCACCGGCGGCGAGGCCCTGCCGTCGGCGCCGCTGGCCCGCTGGTTCTCGTACCTGCCGGACGTACCGGTCCACAACACGTACGGGCCGACCGAGACGGTCGTCTCGGCCACCTCCCGCACGGTCACCGGCCCGGTGGAGGGGCGCGTCCCCATCGGCAGGCCCTGGGGCGGGCGCCGGGCGTACGTCGTCGACGGGCACGGGGAGCCCGTCCCGGTGGGTGTGCCGGGCGAACTGCTGGTCGGCGGACCGGAACTGGCCCGGGGCTACCTCGGCCGGTCGGCCCTGACCGCCGAGCGGTTCACCCCCGACCCGTACGGCGCCCCCGGCAGCCGGCTCTACCGCACTGGCGACCTCGTCCGCCGACTCCCCTCCGGAGAGCTGGACTTCCTCGGCCGGACCGACGACCAGGTCAAGATCCGCGGCTTCCGCATCGAGCTCGGCGAGGTCCGGGCCGTGCTGGAGGAGTACCCGGGCGTCCACGCGGCGGCCGTCGTGGTCCGCGCGATCCGGGGCGAGCGCACGCTCGTCGGGTACGTGGCCGCGCCCGGCCTGGACGGCGCGGCGCCGGCCGCGCACTGCCGGAGCCGGCTGCCCGGCTACATGGTGCCTGCGGCGGTGGTCGTCCTGGACGCCCTCCCCCGCACCGTGCAGGGCAAGCTCGACACGGCCGCCCTGCCCGACCCGGAACCCCCGGCACCGGCGGAGCCGGTCGCACCCCGCACCCCGACCGAGGTGGTCACGGCCCAGATCTGGTCGGAGGTGCTGGGCCTGCCCGAAGTCGGCGTCCGGGAGGACTTCTTCGCCCTCGGCGGCCACTCCCTGCGCGCCGTGGCCGTCGCCTCGCGCCTGCGCGCCGCGTTCGACTGCCCCGTCTCGGTGCGCGACCTGTTCGACCACCCGACGGTGGAACGCCTGGCCGCCGAGGTGGAGCGCCAACTGGTCGAGCAGATCGCCGCGATGACCGAGGACGAGATCGACCTGTCCCTGACCCTCGACTACTGA
- a CDS encoding lantibiotic dehydratase, translating into MTDSFVPGGRWRLWEQFALRGAGFPARGVLRLAPAGLAEAADKFDPDEPLEGRRWDDFAGLFGQAQADTASVLQDIARMPAFREALAWQNRPVLDSGIAPFLAWTPTVRGRTSMPRQREELVAHYWQRFCVKNDTIGFFGPVGWGRWDRDPAAAAVRTDPGTGSGSGPGGLLAESRVYFASWAVDALAAVLDADPALREWVAPRRVPFVRPSGDGGVVVPGRPVQAPGGAACAVLGLCDGVRTAREIRASLPGVDVTAALEELVARRWVVWRLEVPAGARPERDLRAWLERVGDPGLRDAGLAALDELEHGRDRVAAARGPEELVAALAALEERFTALTETAAVREKSAGTAPCRALVYSDSRRAATAVLGPAVHGALAPLDPLLASAGWLTAHLAEAVMGRAREVYRRLAARGPVDLAAFWFACMPVLHGAAREEAEALGREFRRRWQDILAAAAPDGGPGSPDGPGPGARRVRLTPEELARQVAERFGGPGGTGGGWSAARCLSPDIMVAASGPEAAARGDFELVLGELHVAANTLGASLFVHQHPDPARLLAETGRDHPGPRLLPLLPKEHRSRLSARIRNALVRPEDYYVALVDFTADPARPRTVLSADVAVVERAGGELAVVLPDGAAFPAVEVFSHVLTTLAMDLFRLVPDDARHSPRVTVDRLVVARETWRMTAAELDFAEEKDEARRFVRARRRRAETGLPRFAFAVLPTETRPFYVDFDSPVYVNILAKAVRRMARKDPDGRVVFTEMLPGPDQAWLTDHQGEAYTSELRFVAVDGR; encoded by the coding sequence GTGACCGACTCCTTCGTGCCCGGCGGCCGCTGGCGGCTGTGGGAGCAGTTCGCGCTGCGCGGGGCCGGCTTCCCGGCCCGCGGGGTGCTGCGGCTGGCGCCGGCGGGGCTCGCCGAGGCCGCCGACAAGTTCGATCCGGACGAGCCGTTGGAGGGGCGGCGGTGGGACGACTTCGCGGGCCTGTTCGGGCAGGCGCAGGCCGACACCGCCTCCGTCCTCCAGGACATCGCCCGGATGCCCGCCTTCCGGGAGGCGCTCGCCTGGCAGAACCGGCCGGTGCTGGACTCGGGGATCGCGCCGTTCCTGGCGTGGACGCCGACCGTGCGGGGGCGTACGAGCATGCCCCGGCAGCGGGAGGAGCTCGTCGCACACTACTGGCAGCGGTTCTGCGTCAAGAACGACACCATCGGGTTCTTCGGGCCCGTCGGCTGGGGCCGCTGGGACCGCGACCCCGCGGCCGCCGCCGTGCGCACCGACCCGGGGACCGGATCCGGTTCCGGTCCCGGCGGCCTCCTCGCCGAGTCCCGGGTGTACTTCGCCAGTTGGGCCGTCGACGCGCTCGCGGCGGTGCTGGACGCCGATCCGGCGCTGCGCGAGTGGGTGGCCCCGCGCCGGGTGCCCTTCGTACGCCCGAGCGGCGACGGCGGGGTGGTGGTGCCGGGGCGGCCCGTGCAGGCGCCGGGCGGGGCGGCCTGCGCCGTCCTCGGCCTGTGCGACGGCGTGCGGACTGCCCGGGAGATCCGGGCCTCGCTGCCCGGCGTCGACGTGACGGCCGCCCTGGAGGAGCTGGTGGCCCGCCGCTGGGTGGTGTGGCGGCTGGAGGTGCCGGCCGGCGCCCGCCCCGAACGGGACCTGCGGGCCTGGCTGGAGCGGGTCGGCGACCCCGGCCTGCGGGACGCCGGGCTCGCCGCGCTGGACGAGCTGGAGCACGGCCGGGACCGGGTGGCGGCGGCGCGCGGGCCGGAGGAGCTGGTCGCGGCGCTGGCCGCGCTGGAGGAGCGGTTCACCGCCCTGACGGAGACGGCCGCCGTACGGGAGAAGTCGGCCGGTACGGCGCCCTGCCGGGCCCTGGTGTACTCCGACAGCCGCCGCGCGGCGACGGCGGTCCTCGGGCCCGCCGTGCACGGGGCGCTCGCCCCGCTCGACCCGCTGCTGGCGAGCGCGGGCTGGCTCACCGCGCACCTCGCCGAGGCGGTGATGGGCCGGGCCCGCGAGGTGTACCGGCGGCTGGCCGCGCGGGGTCCGGTCGACCTGGCCGCGTTCTGGTTCGCCTGCATGCCGGTCCTGCACGGCGCGGCGCGCGAGGAGGCCGAGGCGCTGGGGCGGGAGTTCCGGCGGCGCTGGCAGGACATCCTGGCCGCCGCCGCCCCGGACGGCGGCCCCGGCTCCCCCGACGGCCCCGGCCCCGGGGCCAGGCGCGTCCGGCTGACGCCGGAGGAGCTCGCGCGGCAGGTCGCCGAGCGGTTCGGCGGGCCCGGCGGGACGGGCGGCGGGTGGTCCGCGGCCCGCTGCCTCAGCCCCGACATCATGGTCGCGGCGTCCGGCCCGGAGGCCGCCGCGCGCGGCGACTTCGAGCTGGTCCTCGGCGAACTGCACGTCGCCGCCAACACCCTGGGCGCGTCACTCTTCGTGCACCAGCACCCCGACCCGGCCCGGCTGCTCGCCGAGACCGGCCGGGACCACCCGGGCCCGCGGCTGCTGCCGCTGCTGCCGAAGGAGCACCGCTCGCGGCTCTCCGCGCGGATCCGCAACGCGCTCGTCCGCCCCGAGGACTACTACGTCGCCCTCGTCGACTTCACGGCCGACCCGGCACGCCCCCGGACGGTCCTGAGCGCGGACGTGGCGGTGGTCGAGCGGGCCGGCGGAGAGCTGGCGGTCGTCCTGCCCGACGGGGCCGCGTTCCCCGCCGTCGAGGTGTTCTCGCACGTCCTGACGACGCTCGCGATGGACCTGTTCCGGCTCGTCCCGGACGACGCCCGGCACTCGCCGCGCGTCACCGTGGACCGGCTCGTCGTGGCCCGCGAGACGTGGCGGATGACGGCGGCGGAGCTGGACTTCGCCGAGGAGAAGGACGAGGCCCGCCGGTTCGTGCGGGCCCGGCGCCGGCGCGCGGAGACCGGCCTGCCGCGGTTCGCGTTCGCGGTCCTGCCGACCGAGACCCGCCCGTTCTACGTGGACTTCGACAGTCCCGTCTACGTCAACATCCTCGCCAAGGCCGTCCGCAGGATGGCCCGCAAGGACCCGGACGGGCGGGTGGTGTTCACCGAGATGCTGCCCGGCCCCGACCAGGCCTGGCTGACCGACCACCAAGGCGAGGCGTACACGAGCGAGCTGCGGTTCGTGGCCGTGGACGGCCGCTGA
- a CDS encoding acyl carrier protein produces the protein MTVTENPTAALAAAALTELVVAVYRETLGVPELDENSDFYEWGGDSLAAFRITARLEEALGAEVPVALVFAYPTPADLADVVRSDFAQA, from the coding sequence GTGACCGTGACCGAGAACCCGACCGCCGCCCTCGCCGCCGCCGCCCTGACCGAGCTCGTCGTCGCCGTCTACCGGGAGACCCTCGGCGTGCCCGAGCTCGACGAGAACAGCGACTTCTACGAGTGGGGCGGTGACTCCCTCGCCGCCTTCCGCATCACCGCCCGGCTGGAGGAGGCGCTGGGCGCGGAGGTGCCCGTGGCGCTGGTGTTCGCCTACCCGACGCCCGCGGACCTCGCCGACGTCGTCCGCAGCGACTTCGCACAGGCGTAG
- a CDS encoding threonine ammonia-lyase, with protein sequence MTTAPAGRPGVLSALPGPQDAAGPAGGAGPPGRADVEAAAVRIAGHVRRTPLLPGPGVLLKAEHLQYGGSFKLRGAVNAVLALGARRIVAGSSGNHGIALARLAASLGAEVTVVLAGGAHPAKAALIAALGGRTVSVPGGVADRDRRARELAQETGAVLVPSSDHRLVAAGQGTVGLEVLADAPDTGTVYVPTGGGGLLAGVCLAAQGHPVRVVGVEPACTPRYARSLAAGRPLRLGPSSTVADGLRGQQPGAVTYPLVRDRVDDMVAVSDAEILAAAALLRRGGVDAEPSGAVALAGALRAGRSGGGRCVAIVSGGNTAAALAAAAAAAVLPAGG encoded by the coding sequence GTGACGACCGCACCGGCCGGCCGGCCCGGCGTGCTGTCCGCGCTCCCGGGACCCCAGGACGCCGCCGGCCCGGCGGGCGGGGCCGGCCCTCCGGGCCGGGCCGACGTGGAGGCGGCCGCCGTGCGGATCGCCGGGCACGTGCGGCGCACCCCGCTGCTGCCCGGGCCGGGGGTGCTGCTGAAGGCCGAACACCTCCAGTACGGAGGGTCGTTCAAGCTGCGGGGCGCCGTGAACGCCGTCCTCGCGCTGGGTGCGCGCCGCATCGTCGCCGGCTCCTCCGGCAACCACGGCATCGCCCTGGCCCGGCTGGCTGCCTCCCTCGGCGCCGAGGTGACGGTGGTCCTGGCCGGCGGGGCGCATCCGGCGAAGGCGGCCCTGATCGCCGCTCTGGGCGGCCGGACCGTGTCCGTGCCCGGCGGTGTCGCCGACCGGGACCGGCGGGCGCGGGAGCTGGCGCAGGAGACCGGGGCGGTCCTGGTCCCGTCGTCCGACCACCGGCTGGTCGCCGCCGGGCAGGGCACCGTCGGCCTGGAGGTGCTGGCCGACGCGCCCGACACCGGGACCGTGTACGTGCCGACGGGCGGCGGCGGGCTGCTCGCCGGGGTGTGCCTGGCCGCGCAGGGGCACCCGGTGCGCGTGGTGGGCGTCGAGCCCGCCTGCACGCCGCGGTACGCGCGCTCGCTGGCCGCCGGGCGGCCGCTCCGGCTGGGCCCCAGCAGCACCGTCGCCGACGGGCTGCGCGGCCAGCAGCCGGGCGCGGTGACGTACCCGCTGGTCCGCGACCGGGTCGACGACATGGTCGCCGTGTCCGACGCGGAGATCCTGGCCGCGGCCGCCCTGCTGCGGCGCGGCGGCGTCGACGCCGAGCCCAGCGGCGCCGTGGCGCTGGCCGGGGCGCTGCGGGCGGGCCGCAGCGGCGGCGGCCGGTGCGTGGCGATCGTCTCGGGCGGCAACACGGCGGCGGCCCTGGCCGCGGCGGCGGCCGCCGCGGTCCTTCCGGCGGGCGGCTGA